A region from the Campylobacter subantarcticus LMG 24377 genome encodes:
- a CDS encoding glycoprotease has protein sequence MLGIYENDVLIKTIESDLKVSEVLPKILQDLLLQYELEKLIYAHGPGSYMGIKISYVSFKTLAIIKSIPLKAISAFELNNNTPIAANKHLCFVKKDDDEIILKKTQAGIFFMPQSLKGLNFSKENTPFYILDAIN, from the coding sequence ATGCTTGGTATTTATGAAAATGATGTATTGATAAAAACCATTGAGAGTGATTTAAAAGTTAGTGAAGTTTTGCCAAAAATATTGCAAGATTTACTTTTACAATATGAGCTTGAAAAGCTTATTTATGCGCATGGACCAGGATCTTATATGGGTATAAAGATTTCTTATGTTTCTTTTAAAACGCTAGCTATAATTAAAAGCATTCCCTTAAAGGCCATTAGTGCTTTTGAGCTAAACAATAACACTCCTATAGCCGCTAATAAGCATTTGTGTTTTGTAAAAAAAGATGATGATGAAATTATTTTAAAAAAGACACAAGCGGGAATTTTTTTTATGCCCCAAAGTTTAAAAGGTTTGAATTTTAGCAAAGAAAATACACCTTTTTATATTTTAGATGCGATTAATTAA
- the thrB gene encoding homoserine kinase, which translates to MKILAPATSANLGPGFDCLGLSLKYFNQTIVEKSKFFSISIHGEGENNIYLKKNNTFVNIFYEIYQRLSGKKDNFRFVFQNNIPLARGMGSSSAVIIGAIACAYELSGFKADKNIILNEALRYENHPDNIAPAVLGGFVCALTHNEKVLAIKKEVDKDLQAVITIPNVAMNTQKSRAVLAKKINLEDGVFNLCHASFLTACFLEKKYDMLKYASLDKLHQNQRMKLLPELFEVQKLALDNNALMSTLSGSGSSFFTLAYKDDAKKIKEKIKNKFVKFRVELLEFDDEGFKIC; encoded by the coding sequence ATGAAAATTTTAGCTCCTGCAACAAGTGCAAATTTAGGGCCTGGTTTTGATTGTTTGGGTTTGAGTTTAAAATATTTTAATCAAACCATAGTTGAAAAATCTAAATTTTTTAGCATTAGCATACATGGAGAAGGCGAAAATAATATTTATCTTAAAAAAAATAACACTTTTGTTAATATTTTTTATGAAATTTATCAAAGACTTAGTGGTAAAAAAGATAATTTCCGTTTTGTTTTTCAAAACAATATTCCTTTAGCAAGAGGTATGGGAAGCTCTTCTGCTGTGATAATTGGAGCCATTGCTTGTGCTTATGAATTAAGTGGGTTTAAAGCGGATAAAAATATCATTTTAAATGAAGCTTTAAGATATGAAAACCATCCAGATAACATAGCTCCAGCAGTGCTTGGGGGCTTTGTATGTGCATTAACTCATAATGAAAAAGTTTTAGCTATAAAAAAAGAAGTAGATAAAGACTTACAAGCTGTTATAACCATACCAAATGTAGCGATGAATACTCAAAAATCAAGAGCAGTTTTAGCTAAAAAAATCAACCTAGAAGATGGTGTTTTTAATCTTTGCCATGCTTCATTTTTAACTGCTTGTTTTTTGGAAAAAAAATATGACATGTTAAAATATGCAAGTTTGGATAAACTTCATCAAAACCAAAGAATGAAACTTTTACCAGAACTTTTTGAGGTGCAAAAACTAGCTTTAGATAATAATGCTCTCATGAGTACGCTTTCAGGTTCAGGTTCGAGTTTTTTTACTCTTGCTTATAAAGATGATGCAAAAAAAATCAAAGAAAAAATCAAAAATAAATTTGTTAAATTTAGAGTTGAACTTTTAGAATTTGATGATGAAGGCTTTAAAATTTGCTAA
- a CDS encoding DUF448 domain-containing protein encodes MCIVCKGRYEKQSLYRFQVKNSQIITKVEFGRSLYMCNSCFEKDEKTLQKAFMRACKGNFYGSINQQDLKEIFFNDRCKD; translated from the coding sequence ATGTGCATTGTTTGCAAAGGTCGTTATGAAAAGCAGAGTTTGTATCGATTTCAGGTAAAAAATTCTCAAATTATCACTAAAGTGGAGTTTGGTAGGAGTTTATATATGTGTAATTCATGCTTTGAAAAAGATGAAAAAACATTACAAAAGGCTTTTATGAGAGCTTGTAAAGGCAATTTTTATGGCAGTATAAATCAGCAGGATTTAAAGGAGATATTTTTTAATGACAGATGTAAAGATTAG
- the infB gene encoding translation initiation factor IF-2, producing the protein MTDVKISEIAQELGYTSKEIIEKANEIGLEDIKSPNKKVSSEIAEAIYQYVQSGEILDVVKKVVKPKKEGATKKSTIKKEEKKSTTKKETKTLVKATNEKKEEKQPENPIKNETIEVKKEEVKLDEKLGSNLNLAKRRGLVIVKKKKEESKETQINKEEKDNTQTTQGLSLSMIFSNSDENLKRKKKEKNHPVASKKESATKMDLLGDKDFADISLEDDDMVVLPDFSVKENKPAQPANKKQPSILKQSLNNSINPFGEGGIQRRSRKKPPKKVEKKESETITSVSISKEIRVYEFAEKLGKNTGEVISKLFMLGMMTTKNDFLDEDAIEILAAEFGVEINIIDEADEFDYVKDYDENQSEENLSQRAPVITIMGHVDHGKTSLLDYIRKSRIASGEAGGITQHVGAYMVEKNGRKITFIDTPGHEAFTAMRARGASITDIVIIVVAADDGVKLQTKEAINHAKAANVPIIIAINKMDKENANPDMVKTQLAEMDIMPVEWGGSHEFVPVSAKKGDGIEDLLEIVLLQADILELKANPKAHAKASIIESSVQKGRGPVATIIVQNGTLRVGNTVVAGEAYGKVRAMSDDQGKALKEICPGECGVIIGLSEVADAGETLIAVDSDKQAREYANKRHEYNRQKELSKSTKVSIDELGAKIKEGNLKALPVILKADVQGSLEAIKASLEKLKNDEIKVNIIHSGVGGITQSDIELASASENSIVLGFNIRPTGEIKERAKDKGVEIKTYNVIYNLLDDVKALLGGMMSPIISEEQLGQAEIRQVINVPKLGQIAGCMVTEGTINRGAKIRLIRDGVVVFEGNVSSLKRFKDDVREVAKGYECGVGIEGCNDMRVGDYIESYKEVEEQVSL; encoded by the coding sequence ATGACAGATGTAAAGATTAGCGAAATCGCTCAAGAGTTAGGATATACTAGTAAAGAAATTATAGAAAAAGCCAATGAAATAGGCTTAGAAGATATAAAATCCCCTAACAAAAAAGTATCTTCTGAAATCGCAGAAGCAATTTACCAATATGTTCAATCAGGTGAAATACTAGATGTGGTAAAAAAAGTAGTTAAACCTAAAAAAGAAGGTGCGACTAAAAAATCTACAATTAAAAAAGAAGAGAAAAAATCTACTACTAAAAAAGAAACAAAAACTCTTGTTAAAGCAACAAATGAAAAAAAAGAAGAAAAGCAGCCTGAAAATCCTATTAAAAATGAAACCATAGAAGTAAAAAAAGAAGAAGTAAAGCTAGATGAAAAGCTAGGTTCTAATTTAAATTTAGCCAAAAGAAGAGGCTTGGTCATCGTTAAAAAGAAAAAAGAAGAAAGTAAAGAAACTCAAATAAACAAAGAAGAAAAAGATAACACGCAAACTACTCAAGGCTTAAGTCTTAGTATGATTTTTTCAAATTCAGATGAAAATTTAAAGAGAAAGAAAAAAGAAAAGAACCACCCTGTAGCAAGCAAAAAAGAAAGCGCCACCAAAATGGATCTTTTAGGAGATAAAGACTTTGCTGATATTTCTTTAGAAGATGATGATATGGTAGTTTTACCTGATTTTAGTGTAAAAGAAAACAAACCAGCGCAACCAGCAAACAAAAAACAACCAAGTATTTTAAAGCAATCTTTAAATAACTCTATCAACCCATTCGGCGAGGGTGGTATACAAAGAAGAAGTCGTAAAAAGCCACCTAAAAAGGTAGAGAAAAAAGAAAGTGAAACTATAACAAGTGTAAGCATATCTAAAGAAATTCGTGTGTATGAATTTGCTGAAAAACTTGGTAAAAACACCGGAGAAGTGATCTCTAAACTTTTTATGCTTGGTATGATGACGACTAAAAATGACTTTTTAGATGAGGATGCTATAGAAATTCTTGCAGCTGAATTTGGTGTGGAGATTAATATCATTGATGAAGCTGATGAGTTTGATTATGTAAAAGATTATGATGAAAATCAATCAGAAGAAAATTTAAGCCAAAGAGCTCCAGTTATCACTATTATGGGGCATGTGGATCATGGTAAGACTTCTTTGCTTGATTATATTAGAAAATCACGTATTGCAAGTGGCGAAGCAGGTGGGATTACTCAGCATGTTGGTGCTTACATGGTGGAAAAAAATGGTAGAAAAATCACCTTTATTGATACTCCAGGACACGAGGCATTTACTGCTATGCGTGCAAGGGGAGCTAGCATAACGGATATTGTTATTATCGTAGTTGCTGCAGATGATGGAGTAAAACTACAAACTAAAGAAGCGATCAATCATGCAAAAGCGGCTAATGTGCCTATCATCATTGCTATTAATAAAATGGATAAAGAAAACGCAAATCCTGACATGGTAAAAACCCAACTAGCAGAAATGGACATCATGCCAGTAGAATGGGGCGGAAGTCATGAGTTTGTGCCAGTTTCAGCTAAAAAAGGTGATGGTATAGAGGATTTACTTGAAATTGTATTATTACAAGCTGATATTTTAGAGCTTAAAGCAAATCCAAAAGCCCATGCTAAAGCAAGTATTATAGAATCTTCAGTGCAAAAAGGTAGAGGTCCTGTGGCTACTATCATCGTGCAAAATGGTACTTTAAGAGTAGGAAATACAGTCGTAGCAGGGGAAGCTTATGGTAAAGTGCGTGCTATGAGTGATGATCAAGGCAAAGCTTTAAAAGAAATATGTCCAGGTGAGTGCGGAGTGATCATAGGTCTTAGTGAAGTGGCCGATGCGGGAGAAACGCTAATAGCTGTAGATAGTGATAAGCAAGCAAGAGAATATGCTAATAAACGCCATGAATACAACCGCCAAAAAGAACTAAGCAAATCCACTAAAGTAAGCATAGATGAGCTTGGTGCAAAAATCAAAGAAGGCAATTTAAAAGCCCTACCTGTGATCTTAAAAGCAGATGTGCAAGGTTCACTTGAAGCGATTAAGGCTAGTTTAGAAAAACTTAAAAACGATGAGATTAAGGTTAATATCATCCATAGTGGCGTAGGTGGTATCACTCAAAGTGATATAGAGCTTGCAAGTGCGAGTGAAAACTCTATCGTTTTAGGTTTTAATATACGTCCAACTGGTGAGATCAAAGAACGCGCTAAAGATAAAGGCGTAGAGATAAAAACTTATAATGTTATTTATAACTTGCTTGATGATGTAAAAGCCTTACTAGGTGGTATGATGAGTCCTATCATCTCTGAAGAACAACTTGGCCAAGCTGAAATTCGCCAAGTGATCAATGTACCAAAACTAGGACAAATCGCAGGTTGTATGGTAACAGAAGGCACGATCAATCGTGGCGCGAAAATCAGGCTCATTAGAGATGGGGTTGTGGTATTTGAAGGTAATGTAAGCTCACTTAAACGCTTTAAAGATGATGTAAGAGAAGTTGCAAAAGGCTATGAATGCGGTGTAGGCATAGAAGGTTGTAATGATATGAGAGTGGGCGATTATATAGAAAGTTACAAAGAAGTTGAGGAACAAGTAAGCCTATGA
- the rbfA gene encoding 30S ribosome-binding factor RbfA: protein MNPAEIKKLRTESILKELIPEALANLDNEALKNLCVVDVECKKGRYDAFVYLDKMFFNIQEQEIILNQLKKAARALQNYCMSEQGWYRCPNFHFKFDDRLEYQNHMDALFEKIKKEQNES from the coding sequence ATGAACCCAGCTGAAATCAAAAAGCTACGCACAGAAAGCATTTTAAAAGAGCTTATACCAGAAGCTTTAGCAAATTTAGACAACGAAGCTTTAAAAAATTTGTGCGTAGTGGATGTAGAGTGTAAAAAAGGCAGATATGATGCTTTTGTGTATTTAGATAAAATGTTTTTTAACATCCAAGAGCAAGAAATCATACTCAATCAACTTAAAAAAGCTGCCCGTGCTTTGCAAAATTACTGTATGAGTGAGCAAGGGTGGTATAGATGTCCGAATTTTCACTTTAAGTTTGATGATAGATTAGAGTATCAAAACCATATGGATGCTTTGTTTGAAAAAATCAAAAAGGAACAAAATGAATCTTGA
- the rimP gene encoding ribosome maturation factor RimP, with amino-acid sequence MNLEALCKEVGLSFYDDELTSENGRKIYRIYVQKEGGVNLDDCARLSEILSPIFDVEPPVSGEYFLEVSSCGLERKLSKIEHFAKSINELVKITTNEKEKIEAKIIAVDGENIILENLETQEKTTINFSDIRKAKTFMEW; translated from the coding sequence ATGAATCTTGAAGCACTTTGTAAAGAAGTAGGACTTAGCTTTTATGATGATGAGCTAACAAGTGAAAATGGTAGAAAGATTTATAGAATTTATGTGCAAAAAGAAGGCGGGGTAAATCTTGATGATTGTGCTAGGCTTAGTGAGATTTTATCGCCTATTTTTGATGTAGAACCACCTGTGAGTGGGGAGTATTTTTTAGAAGTATCAAGCTGTGGGCTTGAAAGAAAACTTAGCAAAATCGAGCATTTTGCAAAAAGTATTAATGAACTTGTAAAAATCACAACCAATGAAAAAGAAAAAATCGAAGCAAAAATCATCGCTGTAGATGGTGAAAATATCATTTTAGAAAATTTAGAAACTCAAGAAAAAACTACTATAAATTTTAGCGACATAAGAAAAGCTAAAACCTTTATGGAGTGGTAA
- a CDS encoding HNH endonuclease signature motif containing protein codes for MKLSHLLENKSINSQLIAFFNTRILKDNFKQNFNIQAKYGLSKFYKIDEKIQNCLAYKTNVNLISYSSLPFEYKKFGLHFVTIENDLSLELDDYFNALYANIMTLFYQNYDEVKFERQLLNAIFALNGSVDFNRNLYTVDINTKYCTKNYFSKYFKLILNLKPALLNINFRELQPDYYKFNKRRAMQFRANLNYVGKNLEYLNVYKMNLLKKNKEKIRIVSLERESKNNLLERFDFYSKFILEKSTVNVDDLRRKLEFDENIEQGRNYRKNNILTMARNLLPDLCAACNKTYNIDDRSFKMKNGFYYLELHHNIAFAYSNECDELDNLVKLCPTCHRALSRNRADEEYQKELIKNILDFSNDAKEFAKIISKINDDEKLVDFIFEALR; via the coding sequence GTGAAATTAAGCCATTTGCTTGAGAATAAAAGCATTAATTCTCAACTTATTGCATTTTTTAATACTAGAATATTAAAAGATAATTTTAAACAAAACTTTAATATTCAGGCAAAATATGGCTTAAGTAAATTTTATAAAATTGATGAAAAAATACAAAATTGTTTAGCCTATAAAACAAATGTAAATTTAATTAGTTATTCTTCTTTGCCTTTTGAATATAAAAAATTTGGCTTGCATTTTGTAACAATTGAAAATGATTTATCTTTAGAGCTTGATGATTATTTTAATGCATTATATGCAAACATTATGACTTTATTTTATCAAAATTACGATGAAGTTAAGTTTGAGAGGCAACTTTTAAATGCTATTTTTGCGTTAAATGGAAGTGTAGATTTTAATCGTAATTTATATACGGTTGATATTAATACGAAATATTGCACAAAAAACTATTTTTCAAAATATTTTAAATTGATTTTAAATTTAAAACCCGCATTATTAAATATTAATTTTAGAGAACTTCAACCTGATTATTATAAATTTAATAAAAGAAGAGCAATGCAATTTCGTGCAAATTTAAATTATGTAGGAAAAAATTTAGAATATTTAAATGTTTATAAAATGAATTTACTTAAAAAAAATAAAGAAAAAATTCGGATTGTTTCTTTAGAAAGAGAGAGTAAAAACAATTTACTTGAACGTTTTGATTTTTATTCTAAATTTATTTTAGAAAAAAGTACGGTTAATGTCGATGATTTAAGAAGAAAGCTAGAATTTGATGAAAATATAGAACAAGGTAGAAACTATAGAAAAAATAATATTTTGACTATGGCAAGAAATTTGTTACCTGATTTATGTGCAGCTTGCAATAAAACTTATAATATTGATGATAGAAGTTTTAAAATGAAAAATGGTTTTTATTATTTGGAATTGCATCACAATATTGCTTTTGCATATTCTAATGAATGTGATGAACTTGATAATCTTGTAAAACTTTGTCCAACTTGTCATAGAGCTTTAAGTAGAAATAGAGCAGATGAAGAATATCAAAAAGAGCTTATAAAAAATATTTTAGATTTTTCAAATGATGCAAAAGAATTTGCAAAAATAATAAGTAAAATCAATGATGATGAAAAATTAGTAGATTTCATTTTTGAAGCTTTGAGATGA
- a CDS encoding DNA cytosine methyltransferase — protein MRFKILDLFCGAGGFSNGFEQNENFKTIIGVDFNKFALETFKYNHPNSKVICGDLKDALIKSYVIEEAQKNGVNMIIGGPPCQGFSSKGKNLGLQDERNFLFKEYLEIVKIIKPDIFIIENVKNLITCENSYFLNEIKKEIEKLDYKLEYKVLNAFDFGIPQNRQRAFLIASKIFKFDFSKMKKKDKISVRDAISDLAYLSSGEGFDESEYLFKAQSAYQKLLRGKKLFNHKATNHSQIAIDKLKLIPAESGKEFLPKNLHGKQQFKTTWSRLKWDEMSPTIDTRFDTPSNGKNSHPFLHRSITPREAARIQSFSDDFRFLGIKTEICKQIGNAVPPLLAKAIAEAIMEQI, from the coding sequence ATGAGATTTAAAATTTTAGATTTATTTTGTGGAGCAGGTGGCTTTTCTAATGGCTTTGAGCAAAATGAAAATTTTAAAACAATTATCGGGGTTGATTTTAATAAATTTGCACTAGAAACTTTTAAATATAATCATCCAAATTCAAAGGTTATTTGTGGTGATTTAAAAGATGCTTTGATTAAAAGTTATGTCATTGAGGAGGCGCAAAAAAATGGCGTAAATATGATTATAGGGGGTCCCCCTTGTCAAGGTTTTTCAAGTAAAGGTAAAAATTTAGGTTTGCAAGATGAAAGAAACTTTTTATTTAAAGAGTATTTAGAAATTGTAAAAATCATCAAACCCGACATCTTTATTATAGAAAATGTAAAAAATTTAATCACTTGTGAAAATTCTTATTTTTTAAATGAAATAAAAAAAGAAATTGAAAAATTAGATTATAAATTAGAATATAAAGTTTTAAATGCATTTGATTTTGGTATTCCGCAAAATAGACAAAGAGCATTTTTGATAGCTTCTAAAATTTTCAAATTTGATTTTTCCAAAATGAAAAAAAAAGATAAGATAAGTGTTAGAGATGCTATTAGTGATTTGGCTTATTTAAGTTCTGGTGAAGGATTTGATGAAAGCGAATATTTGTTTAAAGCTCAAAGTGCCTACCAAAAGCTTTTAAGAGGTAAAAAATTATTTAATCACAAGGCAACAAATCATTCTCAAATTGCCATCGATAAATTAAAGCTTATTCCTGCTGAAAGTGGAAAAGAATTTTTACCGAAAAATTTACATGGAAAACAGCAGTTTAAAACAACTTGGAGTAGACTTAAATGGGACGAGATGAGTCCCACTATAGATACACGTTTTGATACACCAAGTAATGGAAAAAATTCTCATCCTTTTTTACATCGCTCCATTACACCTAGAGAAGCAGCTAGAATTCAAAGTTTTAGTGATGATTTTAGATTTTTAGGGATTAAAACAGAAATCTGTAAACAAATTGGCAATGCAGTTCCCCCGCTTTTGGCTAAAGCGATTGCGGAAGCCATTATGGAGCAAATATGA
- a CDS encoding DNA-methyltransferase produces MKENIRLFNDDCLQIALQLKKENMIFDSIITDPPYNISKENNFHTLKNKRQGVDFGEWDKEFDTCEWIKYFAPLVAKNGSMIIFCSYLYLSFIIKKLEICEFTTKDILRWEKTNPMPRNVNRRYVQDCEFAIWAVKNGAKWTFNKSIESKYLKPCFKTSLVSGGEKTSHPTQKSLKLMKQIIQIHTNENDLICDPFMGSGTTGLASVSLGRKFVGIELDKEYFQIAKDRLQNIYY; encoded by the coding sequence ATGAAAGAAAATATTAGATTGTTTAATGATGATTGCTTGCAAATTGCTCTACAACTTAAAAAAGAAAATATGATTTTTGATTCTATTATTACAGACCCACCTTATAATATTTCAAAAGAAAATAATTTTCATACCCTAAAGAACAAAAGACAAGGTGTTGATTTTGGAGAGTGGGATAAAGAATTTGATACTTGTGAGTGGATTAAATATTTTGCACCTTTGGTTGCAAAAAATGGTTCCATGATAATATTTTGTTCTTATTTGTACCTTAGTTTTATTATTAAAAAGCTTGAAATTTGCGAATTTACAACTAAAGATATTTTAAGATGGGAAAAAACTAATCCTATGCCAAGAAATGTTAATAGGCGCTATGTACAAGATTGTGAGTTTGCTATTTGGGCTGTTAAAAATGGCGCTAAATGGACTTTTAATAAATCTATAGAGAGTAAATATTTAAAACCTTGTTTTAAAACTTCTTTGGTAAGCGGTGGAGAAAAAACTTCTCATCCTACACAAAAAAGTTTAAAATTGATGAAACAAATTATCCAAATTCATACTAATGAAAATGATTTAATATGTGACCCTTTTATGGGTAGCGGAACAACAGGTTTGGCAAGTGTTAGCTTGGGGCGAAAATTTGTAGGAATTGAACTCGATAAAGAATATTTTCAAATTGCAAAAGATAGATTGCAAAATATTTATTATTGA